The Streptomyces halobius genomic interval AGGCCACGCAGGGAACGGCAGTCGCCATCGCCTCCATAGGGGCCAGCGGGAAACCTTCGCCGCGTGAACTCAGCGCGAAGACCGAGCCGTCCCGCAGTGCGCCGGTCACATCGCCGGTGCGCCCCATCCACTCGACGCTCGTGGCGACCCCCAGCTCGGCGGCCTGCTTGCGCAGCGCCTCCGCTTCCTCGCCGGAGCCGTAGATCCGCAGCGTCCAGTCCGGGTGCCGCGGCGCGACCTGCGCCCAGGACTCCAGGAGCAGGTCCACGCCCTTCTCCTCGTGCAGCCGGCCGATGCTGACCACGCACTGGCGGGACCGGTCGGAGGGCACGTCGGGGAAGAACGGCAGCGGGTTCGGCATGAAACCGACGTTGTCGAGCCGTTGGCGGATCCATTGGTCGGCGTCCTCACGGGTGAGCGGCAGCATCCGGTCGACGTCCGCGTAGAACCGCTTCACCCGCTGGAAGCGGGACGACTTGCGGCAGGTCGCGAAGGACTCATGGCTCATGCCGACGACCTTCAGCCCGGCGGTGTCGGCCAGCGCGACCCACTCCATGGCCCACACCTGGGTGACGATCACCACCCCGCCCGGACGGGCCGCCCGGAACAGCGTGCTCATCTTGGCGGCCTGTTCGCGCATCCCGGCCTCACGGGCGGTGCGGCGGCGCTGCTCGACGATGTTGAGCCGGTCCTTGAGGCCGCGCAC includes:
- a CDS encoding glycosyltransferase — protein: MSKPNAAQPRDIFFVSNSVNELGGITSWSHQMARLFCERGHRVHVIGVVPPPEGRVHELAENLPYKTTTLYDEHPPNVSPVRGLKDRLNIVEQRRRTAREAGMREQAAKMSTLFRAARPGGVVIVTQVWAMEWVALADTAGLKVVGMSHESFATCRKSSRFQRVKRFYADVDRMLPLTREDADQWIRQRLDNVGFMPNPLPFFPDVPSDRSRQCVVSIGRLHEEKGVDLLLESWAQVAPRHPDWTLRIYGSGEEAEALRKQAAELGVATSVEWMGRTGDVTGALRDGSVFALSSRGEGFPLAPMEAMATAVPCVAFDVAPGVREIITDGVDGLLAPPGNTTEFARHLETLISDKDLRDTMGEAARENIQRFSTEEIVARWEGLFALMER